From a region of the Actinomycetota bacterium genome:
- a CDS encoding cysteine desulfurase yields the protein MNRFSHYIYMDHSATTPVLKEVADSVYDAMTLFYGNASEPHLLGKESRKMLEDSRKTIAGALNASPEEIIFTSGGTESNNMAIFGTAEACFRKGNHIITSEIEHPAVHMPLKILENEGFKITYVPIDRYGIVNPDEIRKAIQPETMLISIMHSNNIMGSIQPIEEIGKTARQAGIVFHCDAVQSYMNIPLDVKSLNVDLLTISGHKVYAPKGTGALYIRNSVKTVPQIFGGGQEKGRRSGTENIPGIVGLAKSTDILFPTIDKRAQELKILRDYIRDEVISQIDGVIYNGHNEKRLPGNINFTFRDFTGESLVKKLDECGIAVSAGSACQNGYAEGNEFLLSMGICQELTGNSIRISLGFENTREEADYLIDCLKKICSKNIKSSVVYNSSLKEKYFTF from the coding sequence ATGAATCGTTTTAGTCATTATATTTATATGGATCACAGCGCGACTACTCCTGTTTTAAAGGAGGTTGCTGATTCTGTTTATGATGCAATGACTCTTTTTTATGGAAATGCTTCCGAACCTCATCTTCTTGGAAAAGAATCGCGCAAAATGCTTGAAGACTCCAGAAAAACAATTGCAGGAGCATTAAACGCTTCTCCGGAAGAAATAATTTTTACAAGCGGAGGAACTGAAAGCAACAATATGGCAATATTCGGTACAGCAGAAGCCTGTTTTAGAAAGGGAAACCATATAATCACTTCTGAAATAGAACACCCTGCAGTACACATGCCTCTTAAAATACTGGAAAATGAAGGTTTTAAAATTACATATGTGCCTATTGACAGGTACGGAATAGTAAATCCTGATGAAATCAGAAAAGCCATTCAGCCTGAAACCATGCTTATAAGCATAATGCACTCAAATAATATTATGGGTTCAATACAGCCGATAGAAGAAATCGGAAAAACAGCCAGGCAGGCAGGCATTGTCTTCCATTGTGATGCAGTTCAGAGCTATATGAACATTCCGCTGGACGTAAAATCACTCAATGTCGATCTTCTTACAATTTCCGGACATAAAGTCTATGCTCCCAAAGGTACTGGCGCCCTGTATATCAGAAACTCCGTAAAAACAGTTCCCCAGATTTTTGGAGGAGGACAGGAAAAAGGCCGCAGATCAGGAACTGAAAATATTCCCGGCATCGTCGGACTTGCAAAATCTACAGACATTCTCTTTCCTACAATAGATAAAAGGGCACAGGAGCTTAAAATTTTAAGGGATTATATAAGAGATGAAGTTATTTCACAGATAGACGGGGTAATCTATAACGGTCATAATGAAAAAAGGCTGCCGGGAAATATAAATTTTACTTTCCGTGATTTTACAGGAGAAAGTCTTGTTAAAAAACTTGATGAATGCGGAATTGCGGTTTCAGCCGGATCTGCATGCCAGAACGGTTATGCAGAGGGAAATGAATTTCTGCTTTCGATGGGAATCTGCCAGGAACTTACAGGAAATTCGATAAGAATTTCCCTGGGTTTTGAAAACACCAGGGAAGAAGCCGATTATCTAATCGACTGCCTTAAAAAGATCTGCAGTAAAAATATAAAAAGTTCGGTTGTTTACAACAGTAGCCTGAAGGAAAAATATTTTACTTTTTAA
- a CDS encoding histidinol phosphate phosphatase domain-containing protein, giving the protein MIFDFHNHTFLSDGESIPIEHIRNASKNGYSIIGLTDHVSYSNIDYIIDALKKDCRLAEEYWDIKAIPGVELTNVPVKSIDEMAKYAKEKGAGLVIVHGESIVEQVEPGTDYYAVNSDYVDILAHPGLITPEEADIAAAKGVFLEITGKAGHSLTNGHVVKTGREQGAKFLINSDSHSYEGLYFGDGQIKVARGAGLDENEIKEIFDKNVKLLLERIGM; this is encoded by the coding sequence ATGATTTTTGACTTTCATAACCATACATTTCTGTCTGATGGAGAAAGCATACCTATTGAGCATATAAGAAATGCAAGTAAAAACGGATATTCCATAATAGGTTTAACGGATCATGTCAGCTATTCAAATATTGATTATATAATAGATGCTTTAAAAAAAGATTGCAGACTTGCAGAGGAATACTGGGATATAAAAGCTATCCCGGGCGTGGAGCTTACAAATGTACCTGTAAAAAGCATAGATGAGATGGCAAAATATGCCAAGGAAAAAGGAGCCGGACTTGTAATCGTCCATGGGGAGAGTATTGTAGAACAGGTTGAGCCGGGAACTGATTATTATGCAGTAAATTCAGACTATGTGGACATTCTTGCCCATCCGGGACTTATCACTCCTGAAGAAGCGGACATAGCGGCAGCAAAGGGGGTTTTTCTGGAAATAACAGGAAAAGCAGGACACAGCCTCACGAACGGGCATGTGGTAAAAACCGGAAGAGAGCAGGGGGCAAAATTTCTAATTAACAGCGATTCACACAGTTATGAGGGCCTTTATTTCGGGGACGGACAGATCAAAGTTGCAAGAGGTGCCGGATTGGATGAAAATGAAATAAAAGAAATATTTGATAAAAATGTGAAACTTCTTTTAGAAAGAATCGGGATGTAA
- a CDS encoding DUF2085 domain-containing protein, translated as MTDFLLDIFNKIGFSVCHQIPERTISFGTKSMPVCSRCMGIYIGFMFSIIIMLIIFRKKESGFPPVYIIISSIIFIISAGIDGLFSYMGIYETNNIIRITTGYLSGMGISVICYPVFAFQYYKNPKNRQIFDSARHFTVLLFAASIFILTAILKPAFLGNFYYFLNISAIIFTFTFSNLLIVLFIPCFSKKSERLFSAYLVLSVVIGIILSFLEIYLLWLFHMFLIRKF; from the coding sequence ATGACCGACTTTCTGTTAGATATTTTTAATAAAATCGGATTTTCCGTTTGTCACCAGATACCGGAACGGACTATAAGTTTCGGCACAAAAAGCATGCCTGTCTGTTCAAGATGTATGGGTATTTATATTGGATTTATGTTTTCCATAATTATAATGCTGATTATTTTCAGAAAAAAGGAATCAGGCTTTCCGCCGGTATATATAATCATATCAAGCATTATTTTTATCATCTCTGCAGGAATAGACGGGCTTTTTTCCTATATGGGAATATATGAAACAAATAATATTATAAGAATAACAACAGGATATCTGTCAGGAATGGGGATATCTGTTATCTGCTATCCGGTTTTTGCATTCCAGTACTACAAAAATCCAAAAAACAGGCAAATCTTTGATTCCGCCCGGCATTTTACCGTTCTGCTCTTTGCTGCAAGTATTTTTATACTGACAGCAATTTTAAAACCCGCTTTTCTCGGAAATTTTTATTATTTCCTAAATATTTCTGCAATCATTTTTACTTTTACATTTTCGAATCTTCTGATTGTATTGTTTATTCCCTGTTTCTCAAAAAAATCAGAAAGATTGTTTTCAGCATATCTTGTACTGTCGGTAGTAATCGGGATTATTCTTTCATTTCTTGAAATATATCTGCTCTGGCTTTTCCATATGTTTCTTATCAGAAAATTTTAA
- a CDS encoding AI-2E family transporter codes for MKNIGIFSWSLIGFIIIIVLIFYIVRLIRTAVTPLLIGIIIAYMLIPLVKLLQKKMKKIFAVTISYIVFLAVIFVIMFFLIPLVVEQFKTFIMQIPFYMQSLSDYLSNLVATNTLVQNVQDFFQIESTRLTAEEISKYLLGLLNIENFNIFRGATTVTRTVFSIVLNFIIGPILGFYILKDKEMIRSAFLKIIPVRKRLEIDTMLTKINGVFSRYIRGQLIVSFIVGVLCTIALLILRIDFAVLLGFMAGLLNLIPFLGPIIGAIPAAFTALFVSPLKALLVVIIFVVIQQIDNYVISPNIMKYQIGLHPGIIIFSLIAGGAVFGWIGLLLAVPVVAIIQEILRYYLIEKKRPTSR; via the coding sequence ATGAAAAATATCGGTATATTCTCATGGTCGCTGATTGGCTTCATTATAATAATTGTCCTTATCTTTTACATAGTCCGTCTGATAAGAACAGCGGTAACTCCCCTTCTTATAGGAATAATAATCGCATATATGCTCATACCGCTTGTGAAACTTCTTCAAAAAAAGATGAAAAAAATATTTGCGGTAACAATATCCTACATTGTTTTTCTTGCAGTCATCTTTGTAATAATGTTCTTTCTTATCCCTCTTGTTGTAGAGCAGTTCAAGACATTTATAATGCAGATACCTTTTTATATGCAAAGCCTTTCAGACTATTTAAGCAATCTTGTAGCTACAAATACTCTTGTGCAGAACGTACAGGATTTTTTCCAGATTGAATCAACCCGGCTTACGGCAGAGGAAATATCCAAATATCTGCTAGGACTGCTAAATATAGAGAATTTCAATATTTTCCGGGGAGCCACTACTGTAACCAGAACGGTCTTCAGCATAGTCCTTAACTTTATAATCGGCCCCATACTTGGTTTTTACATATTGAAAGATAAAGAAATGATACGCTCTGCCTTTCTAAAAATAATACCTGTCAGAAAAAGGCTTGAGATTGATACCATGCTTACAAAAATAAACGGGGTTTTCAGCAGATATATAAGAGGGCAGCTGATCGTTTCTTTTATTGTCGGAGTTTTGTGCACAATAGCTCTTCTTATACTTAGAATTGATTTTGCAGTTCTTTTAGGCTTTATGGCCGGTTTGCTTAACCTTATCCCTTTTCTGGGTCCCATAATAGGAGCGATCCCGGCAGCATTTACTGCATTGTTTGTATCCCCGCTTAAGGCTTTGCTTGTTGTAATAATTTTTGTTGTCATCCAGCAAATAGACAACTATGTGATATCTCCAAATATCATGAAATACCAGATAGGGCTTCACCCGGGAATAATAATTTTCTCGCTGATTGCCGGCGGAGCTGTATTCGGATGGATAGGGTTGCTGCTTGCTGTACCGGTAGTTGCAATAATACAGGAAATTTTAAGATATTATCTCATTGAAAAAAAACGGCCGACATCGCGATAG
- the larC gene encoding nickel pincer cofactor biosynthesis protein LarC → MDKIIYIDCFSGISGDMMLGALIDLGLKKDILIEELKKLPVNGYKIMISRDTENKIACTDFKVEISDSQTSRNYKEIKEIISSSSLKENIKKTAISIFDVLAAAEAKIHSVPADKLHFHEVGATDSIIDIVGTAIGLDYFGLKKIYSAPVPLGSGFVDTAHGRLPVPAPATAEILKGIPAYSGDFDFEVTTPTGAAILRSCADSFCRMPFLNIEKIGYGSGSRKTDKIPNLLRLLLCHENIRKNKDISEIRAGALSEGFDFEEVIILSTNIDDMAPEHIGYITEKILQEKALDVWTEPVFMKKDRQAVQLNILCKSSEEVKLSRMIFEETTTLGIRRTRAGRYFLERKEDFVKLPYGEVGIKLGYLKGEIITCSPEYESCRQLARKTKKPLKDIYRDVGRFFSMR, encoded by the coding sequence ATGGATAAAATAATATATATTGATTGTTTTTCAGGAATCAGCGGGGACATGATGCTCGGGGCCCTGATTGATCTTGGGCTCAAAAAGGATATCCTGATTGAGGAACTAAAAAAACTTCCTGTAAATGGATATAAGATAATGATTAGCAGGGACACTGAAAATAAAATTGCCTGCACCGATTTTAAAGTGGAGATATCTGATTCACAGACATCAAGAAATTATAAAGAAATAAAAGAAATAATAAGCAGCAGCAGTTTGAAAGAAAATATAAAAAAGACAGCAATTTCTATTTTCGATGTTCTTGCAGCTGCAGAGGCAAAAATACATTCTGTTCCGGCTGACAAGCTTCATTTTCATGAAGTGGGGGCAACTGATTCAATAATTGACATTGTCGGTACGGCGATAGGGCTTGACTATTTTGGTTTGAAAAAAATATATTCCGCACCTGTTCCTCTTGGCTCCGGATTTGTTGATACTGCTCATGGCAGACTGCCGGTTCCTGCTCCTGCTACAGCAGAAATACTGAAAGGCATTCCGGCATATTCAGGAGATTTTGATTTTGAAGTTACCACACCGACAGGAGCAGCTATTTTAAGAAGTTGTGCAGATTCATTCTGCAGAATGCCTTTCCTTAATATAGAGAAAATAGGGTATGGAAGCGGAAGCAGAAAAACAGATAAAATTCCGAATCTTTTAAGACTTCTTCTCTGTCATGAAAATATACGGAAAAACAAGGATATTTCTGAAATCAGAGCAGGAGCATTGTCTGAAGGCTTTGATTTTGAAGAAGTAATTATTCTTTCGACAAATATTGATGACATGGCTCCTGAGCATATAGGTTATATCACAGAAAAGATTTTGCAGGAAAAGGCGCTTGACGTATGGACCGAGCCTGTGTTTATGAAAAAAGACAGACAGGCAGTTCAGTTAAATATATTATGCAAAAGCAGTGAAGAGGTTAAATTATCCAGAATGATTTTTGAAGAAACCACAACTCTTGGCATAAGAAGGACCAGGGCCGGAAGATATTTTCTTGAAAGAAAAGAAGATTTTGTAAAACTTCCATACGGAGAAGTCGGGATAAAACTCGGATATTTAAAAGGGGAGATAATTACCTGTTCGCCTGAATATGAATCATGCAGACAGCTTGCCCGAAAAACAAAGAAACCCCTGAAAGACATCTATCGCGATGTCGGCCGTTTTTTTTCAATGAGATAA
- the nuoB gene encoding NADH-quinone oxidoreductase subunit NuoB, with amino-acid sequence MSSSLIKSSFNIYISGFGCCKQEIIASTGPVYDISRFGISVVSYPESADVLIVQGFLNRKYVKRLIEIYDAMKDPKWVMAYGKCAIENAYFESDDTLINTFKKKMNFDIYVPGCPPRPEAFIYAMLRLAENV; translated from the coding sequence TTGAGTAGTTCGCTTATAAAATCAAGTTTTAATATTTATATATCAGGATTTGGATGCTGCAAGCAGGAAATTATTGCTTCCACAGGTCCGGTATACGACATAAGCAGGTTCGGAATATCCGTAGTAAGTTATCCTGAAAGCGCCGATGTGCTTATTGTGCAGGGATTTTTAAACAGAAAATATGTGAAAAGACTCATCGAAATATATGATGCCATGAAAGATCCAAAATGGGTAATGGCTTATGGAAAGTGCGCAATTGAAAATGCGTATTTTGAATCTGATGATACTCTAATAAATACTTTTAAAAAAAAGATGAATTTTGACATTTATGTTCCCGGATGTCCGCCAAGGCCGGAGGCATTCATATATGCAATGTTAAGGCTTGCAGAAAATGTCTGA
- a CDS encoding metal-sulfur cluster assembly factor, with protein sequence MGKITSDDVYKALAEVYDPEIPINIVDLGLIYKVEVDDDNNVDIDMTFTTKGCPMHILIREQAQASVKKINGIGNVNVNLVWEPQWTPEMISKEVGKKISGEE encoded by the coding sequence ATGGGAAAAATAACAAGCGACGACGTTTATAAAGCTCTTGCAGAAGTATATGATCCTGAAATCCCGATAAATATAGTGGATCTTGGTCTTATTTATAAAGTTGAAGTTGATGATGATAATAATGTAGATATCGATATGACATTTACAACAAAAGGCTGTCCCATGCATATACTTATCAGGGAACAGGCGCAGGCAAGCGTTAAAAAAATAAACGGGATCGGCAATGTAAATGTCAATCTGGTATGGGAACCTCAATGGACTCCTGAAATGATATCAAAAGAAGTCGGGAAAAAAATATCAGGGGAAGAATAG